One Pyrus communis chromosome 13, drPyrComm1.1, whole genome shotgun sequence genomic window carries:
- the LOC137712763 gene encoding putative disease resistance protein RGA4 gives MAELAFPLAAKLIERLSSIASEEICLAWGVQADLQKLGRTMSTIRDVLLDAEEKQARNSGLRSWLRQLKDVFLDAEDLLDEFECEALRRQVVRRSGTTRKVRRFFSHSNPVAFRLRVGHEIKDIRERLHQLKDDKKFADLRPDHHHHQISDNLRENRNATDYLVPSSKVIGRETEKNKVVDLLMVQGDDHQGGDNGNVSVIPIVGLGGLGKSTLANLVYNDDRVVGSFELRMWQKVSVDFDIISLAKEILGSALGTNISEGLSPHQLQEQLRDALKDKKFLLVLDDVWNEDRNKWCQLRDMLTEGAKVGTKVLVTTRNSSVASIMGTVENINLDVLSFEDCLSLFVKCAFKEGQERQHPSLYEMGKDIVRKCGGVPLAVKTLGSQLYSKTDERQWKLIRDSEIWELEREGDGHILPALKLSYTQLPSHLKQCLACCSILPKNYIEFDSIELINDWMAHGILESRDHGNMELEDVGELYFKELWDRSFFQNVKDYAFFYKFDMHDLIHDLVQSVAQGESLIVDSAGTKGVSENVRHLSFLEIGQNVSTTLQKLNKVRSIQVVSCKLIDESFLSTCILRFKYLRVLRLFNSPCELLPTSIGSLKHLRSLNLTGNEIITQVPNSICKLQSLQTLNFYGCVNLEELPRDMSKLISLRYLQFTTKQSSFLENGVGCLKSLRVLSIWDCSNLTCLPCDTIYLASLRTLMISNCKQLDLVTENYQVIPLRLQNLGIGGVPRMVALPEWFQGATNTLQGLVIADCENLEALPGWLTSFTSLRKLFLKSCPKLLSLPEEMHRLTALTLVWIEDCPDLERRCQRDTGEDWPKISHVPNVYFE, from the exons atggcCGAGCTTGCATTTCCGTTGGCAGCCAAACTCATTGAAAGGCTCAGCTCCATTGCTTCTGAGGAGATTTGCTTGGCGTGGGGTGTTCAAGCGGATCTGCAGAAACTTGGACGCACCATGTCCACAATCAGAGATGTGCTCTTGGATGCCGAAGAGAAGCAAGCACGTAACAGTGGCCTACGCAGTTGGCTACGACAACTTAAAGATGTGTTCCTTGATGCGGAGGATCTGTTGGACGAGTTTGAGTGCGAAGCTTTGCGAAGGCAAGTGGTTCGTCGCAGTGGCACAACCAGAAAAGTACGCCGTTTCTTTTCCCACTCTAATCCTGTTGCATTCCGCTTGAGAGTAGGTCATGAAATTAAGGACATAAGAGAGCGGTTACATCAGCTTAAAGATGATAAGAAATTTGCTGATCTTCGCCCtgatcaccatcatcatcaaattAGTGATAATCTAAGGGAGAATAGGAATGCGACTGACTACCTTGTCCCTTCTTCGAAGGTTATTGGT CG agaaacagaaaaaaataaagttgttgatcTTCTAATGGTACAAGGCGATGATCATCAAGGTGGGGATAATGGGAATGTCTCTGTTATTCCTATAGTGGGATTGGGAGGTTTAGGGAAGTCCACACTTGCCAATTTGGTGTACAATGATGACAGAGTCGTTGGGAGTTTTGAATTACGAATGTGGCAGAAGGTGTCAGTGGACTTTGATATCATTAGTTTGGCCAAAGAGATCCTTGGCTCTGCATTAGGTACAAATATCAGTGAAGGGTTGTCTCCGCATCAGTTGCAAGAACAACTCAGAGATGCTTTAAAGGATAAGAAATTTCTGCTTGTCTTGGATGATGTGTGGAACGAAGATCGTAACAAATGGTGCCAGTTAAGAGATATGTTGACAGAGGGGGCCAAGGTAGGAACTAAGGTTTTGGTGACGACACGGAATAGCTCAGTTGCTTCAATCATGGGCACGGTTGAAAACATAAATTTAGACGTTCTCTCTTTTGAGGATTGTTTGTCTTTGTTTGTAAAGTGTGCATTTAAAGAAGGACAAGAAAGGCAACATCCAAGCCTCTATGAAATGGGAAAAGATATTGTAAGAAAGTGCGGAGGGGTTCCCTTAGCTGTGAAAACCTTAGGTAGTCAACTTTACTCAAAGACTGATGAGCGTCAATGGAAATTGATTAGAGATTCTGAGATATGGGAATTAGAACGGGAGGGAGATGGTCACATTCTGCCTGCTTTGAAACTGAGTTATACCCAATTGCCCTCTCATTTGAAGCAGTGCCTTGCTTGCTGTTCAATTCTTCCAAAGAATTACATTGAATTTGATAGCATCGAATTGATCAATGATTGGATGGCACATGGAATCCTTGAATCTCGTGACCATGGGAATATGGAGTTGGAAGACGTTGGTGAGCTATATTTCAAAGAGTTATGGGACAGATCTTTCTTTCAAAATGTTAAAGATTACGCTTTCTTCTATAAATTTGATATGCATGATCTTATCCATGACCTTGTACAATCAGTCGCACAAGGTGAGAGTTTGATAGTAGACTCTGCAGGGACCAAAGGCGTCTCTGAAAATGTTAGACATCTCTCATTTttggaaattggccaaaatgtTTCAACAACCTTGCAAAAATTGAACAAAGTGCGGTCTATACAAGTAGTGAGTTGTAAACTtattgatgaatccttcctcaGCACCTGCATTTTAAGATTCAAATATCTGCGGGTGCTTAGGTTATTCAATTCACCTTGCGAATTGTTGCCGACTTCCATTGGTTCTTTGAAGCATTTGAGAAGCCTGAACTTGACTGGAAATGAAATAATCACCCAAGTACCCAATTCAATTTGTAAGCTGCAGAGCTTGCAAACTCTGAATTTCTATGGATGCGTGAATCTTGAAGAGTTGCCTAGAGACATGAGCAAGTTGATCAGCCTTAGATACCTCCAATTTACCACAAAGCAATCAAGTTTTCTAGAGAATGGAGTTGGATGCTTGAAATCACTTCGAGTTCTTTCCATTTGGGACTGTAGTAATTTAACGTGTTTACCATGTGATACGATTTATCTTGCGTCATTACGCACTCTAATGATAAGCAATTGTAAACAACTTGATTTGGTGACGGAAAACTATCAAGTAATTCCACTAAGGCTCCAAAATTTGGGGATAGGTGGAGTACCACGAATGGTGGCATTGCCTGAATGGTTTCAAGGAGCCACAAACACACTACAAGGCTTGGTTATAGCAGATTGTGAGAACTTGGAGGCATTACCTGGGTGGTTGACGAGTTTCACATCGCTTAGAAAGCTTTTCCTCAAATCATGTCCCAAACTGTTGTCTTTGCCAGAGGAGATGCATCGCCTCACTGCCTTAACACTAGTTTGGATTGAAGATTGCCCTGATTTGGAGAGGAGATGTCAGCGCGACACAGGAGAAGATTGGCCAAAGATTTCTCATGTTCCAAATGTTTATTTTGAATAG